The Methanothrix soehngenii GP6 genome has a window encoding:
- the corA gene encoding magnesium/cobalt transporter CorA, with product MQEPGKEDYSSDRQSNSSADTSIKPSPAGSPSASPSIQSEKEPDIPTSDSDSVPVPNGSATSPEMQQTRELPRFTVIEYDENHFLETETNEVEDCLIFRDRPYMIWINVDCPRQVYSLEKLGACYGLHPLVLEDILTDQRPKVEDYEDYIFIVLKMLYYEEAEDDDEIGDFNIDMDQVSIIFGKNFIISFKEKDVDIFRPLRERLRTSKGRIRKQGADYLAYSMIDSIVDHYFVIMEKLGDRFEELEDSVVSNPEPGILPAIYNLKRDMLFLRKSVWPLREAISRMQRMDSHLISETTRIYLRDVYDHTIQVIENIETFRDMSASLLETYLSSLSNKLNEVIKLLTIISTIFIPLTFLSGLYGMNFTHMPELEHPYGYPAVLVLMLLVVAVMLAYFYRKKWI from the coding sequence TTGCAGGAACCGGGAAAAGAGGATTATTCGTCAGATCGTCAATCCAATAGCAGCGCTGATACTTCCATCAAGCCCTCGCCTGCTGGATCGCCTTCTGCATCGCCCTCAATCCAATCAGAAAAAGAGCCGGATATCCCGACCTCAGACTCTGATTCAGTTCCAGTTCCCAATGGGTCGGCCACTTCTCCCGAAATGCAGCAGACTCGAGAGCTGCCCAGGTTTACAGTGATAGAGTATGATGAGAATCACTTTCTAGAGACGGAGACCAATGAGGTTGAGGACTGTCTGATATTCCGGGACCGGCCCTATATGATATGGATCAACGTGGACTGTCCCCGGCAGGTGTATTCTCTGGAAAAGCTGGGAGCATGCTATGGATTGCACCCCCTGGTCCTGGAGGACATTCTGACCGACCAGCGCCCCAAGGTTGAGGATTATGAGGACTACATATTCATCGTCCTCAAGATGCTCTACTATGAGGAAGCGGAGGATGATGATGAGATAGGGGACTTCAATATCGACATGGACCAGGTGAGCATAATCTTCGGCAAAAATTTTATAATATCATTTAAGGAAAAGGATGTGGATATATTCCGGCCCCTCAGGGAGAGGCTGAGGACGTCCAAAGGCCGGATCAGAAAGCAGGGTGCCGATTACCTTGCCTACTCCATGATCGATTCGATCGTCGACCACTACTTTGTGATCATGGAGAAGCTGGGCGATAGGTTCGAGGAGCTGGAGGACTCAGTGGTCTCCAATCCTGAGCCGGGAATCCTGCCCGCCATCTACAATCTGAAAAGGGATATGCTCTTTTTGCGAAAGTCGGTCTGGCCTCTCCGGGAGGCAATAAGCCGCATGCAGAGAATGGACTCGCACCTCATATCGGAGACTACCAGGATCTACTTGAGGGACGTGTACGACCATACCATCCAGGTGATCGAGAACATAGAGACATTCAGGGATATGTCAGCTTCGCTTTTGGAGACCTATCTCTCCAGCCTGAGCAACAAGCTCAATGAGGTGATCAAGCTCCTGACCATCATCTCCACCATATTCATCCCTCTGACCTTCCTGTCCGGGCTTTACGGTATGAACTTCACCCACATGCCGGAGCTGGAGCACCCCTATGGATATCCTGCAGTCCTGGTGCTGATGCTGCTGGTGGTGGCGGTGATGCTGGCATACTTCTACCGGAAGAAATGGATCTGA
- the metG gene encoding methionine--tRNA ligase, with protein MPILVTCGLPYANGPCHLGHLRTYVPADIFVRGLRKMGKEVLFVCGSDSHGTPIVVNAEAQGMTPKALSIKYHQHFDEIFQGMEIDFDFFGDTDDPACHNRTKEMVEALMENGYVYPREIDLAYCPKCERFLPDRYVEGECPYCGKPARGDECDMGCGRHLEPGEIKNAICKVCGGRAEYRKQTHYFFRLSGFRDFLLEHLQTLGGTASARNYATEWVRSELKDWCITRNMAWGVRFPGSDDLVVYVWVDAPIGYIAFTEEWCARSGRDWEDYWKKPSQIIHFIGGDIVYHHCIFWPAMLKGAGYTLPSAVVASGMLKIDDKKFSKSRGNVIWVKDDYMDRGLHPDLLRYYLASYTAHNKEVNFAWNIFADKVNSELVGAFGNFINRALTFSVKNFEGKVPEGKIDADVLARIEETMAEVVSGLEEYEFKKATDSVMTLADYGNTYFQSHEPWKLVKSDKDAAGSVLRSCLQIAKALVILMEPVMPAKMQNAWKQLGMPGEVSKIALEDALVPLDSGQSLGTPEILFDRLEEKFVKELEKIFMDRIKEAGSKGKGTQDKKKEEISFEDFQSMDIRIGEIKNAEAIKGSNKLLKLNVDIGGEIRQVVAGIAQSYAKEDLVGTKVVVLVNLKPAKLFGIESQAMLLAADVEGRAVLLRPREAVETGTKVR; from the coding sequence ATGCCTATCCTTGTAACCTGCGGCCTCCCTTACGCCAACGGGCCCTGTCATCTGGGCCACCTAAGAACCTATGTACCAGCGGACATCTTCGTCCGAGGATTGAGAAAGATGGGCAAAGAGGTGCTCTTCGTCTGCGGCTCGGATTCCCATGGAACCCCGATCGTGGTCAATGCCGAGGCTCAGGGAATGACCCCCAAGGCTCTGTCCATCAAGTATCACCAGCACTTCGATGAGATCTTCCAGGGAATGGAGATTGATTTCGACTTCTTTGGCGATACTGACGATCCTGCTTGCCACAATCGCACCAAAGAGATGGTAGAAGCTCTCATGGAGAACGGCTACGTCTATCCCAGGGAGATCGATCTTGCCTATTGCCCCAAATGCGAGCGCTTCCTGCCGGATAGATATGTGGAAGGGGAGTGTCCCTACTGCGGCAAGCCCGCCCGGGGAGACGAGTGCGACATGGGATGCGGTCGCCACCTGGAGCCGGGAGAGATCAAGAATGCCATCTGTAAGGTTTGCGGCGGCCGGGCAGAGTACCGCAAACAGACTCATTACTTCTTCCGCCTCTCTGGATTCCGGGACTTCCTGCTCGAGCATCTGCAGACCCTGGGGGGGACCGCCTCAGCCAGGAACTATGCCACGGAGTGGGTCCGCTCGGAGCTCAAGGACTGGTGCATAACCCGCAATATGGCCTGGGGGGTCAGATTTCCAGGCAGCGACGACCTGGTAGTCTACGTCTGGGTGGACGCTCCTATAGGCTATATCGCCTTCACTGAGGAGTGGTGCGCCAGGTCTGGCCGGGACTGGGAGGACTACTGGAAAAAACCTTCCCAGATCATTCACTTCATCGGCGGAGATATCGTCTATCATCACTGCATCTTCTGGCCGGCGATGCTCAAAGGAGCGGGATACACCCTGCCCTCGGCAGTAGTTGCCAGCGGCATGCTCAAGATCGATGACAAGAAGTTCTCCAAATCCCGGGGCAATGTCATCTGGGTGAAGGACGACTACATGGACCGAGGATTGCATCCCGACCTTCTGCGCTATTACCTGGCCAGCTATACCGCTCATAATAAAGAGGTCAACTTCGCCTGGAACATATTTGCCGATAAGGTCAACTCCGAGCTTGTGGGGGCTTTTGGCAACTTCATCAACCGGGCCCTCACCTTCAGCGTGAAAAACTTCGAGGGAAAGGTGCCTGAGGGCAAGATCGATGCTGATGTTTTGGCCCGGATCGAAGAGACCATGGCTGAGGTTGTATCCGGCCTGGAGGAGTACGAGTTCAAGAAGGCCACAGACAGCGTGATGACCCTGGCCGATTATGGGAACACCTACTTCCAGAGCCATGAGCCCTGGAAGCTGGTCAAAAGCGACAAGGATGCCGCAGGCTCTGTCCTTCGAAGCTGCCTGCAGATCGCCAAAGCGCTGGTAATTCTGATGGAACCGGTAATGCCCGCAAAGATGCAAAACGCCTGGAAGCAGCTGGGCATGCCAGGAGAGGTCAGTAAGATCGCTTTAGAAGATGCTCTTGTGCCCCTGGACTCCGGCCAGAGCCTGGGAACCCCTGAGATCCTCTTTGACCGCCTGGAGGAGAAATTCGTCAAAGAACTGGAGAAGATCTTCATGGATAGGATAAAAGAGGCCGGATCCAAAGGCAAGGGAACGCAAGATAAGAAGAAAGAAGAGATCTCCTTTGAGGATTTCCAGTCCATGGATATAAGAATAGGGGAGATCAAGAATGCAGAGGCCATTAAAGGCTCAAACAAGCTCCTCAAGCTCAATGTGGATATAGGAGGAGAGATCCGCCAGGTGGTAGCAGGCATCGCCCAGTCCTATGCAAAAGAGGACCTTGTGGGCACGAAGGTGGTGGTTTTGGTCAATTTGAAGCCGGCCAAGCTCTTCGGAATAGAATCACAGGCCATGCTCCTGGCGGCTGATGTGGAAGGCAGGGCAGTGCTTCTCAGGCCGAGAGAGGCAGTGGAAACGGGAACAAAAGTACGTTAG
- a CDS encoding Nramp family divalent metal transporter, producing the protein MQLGIGLRGRAPQISLARLAVFLAIIGPGIITANVDNDAGGITTYSIAGAHFGYSLLWLLIPITFALFVVQEMCARMGVVTGKGLADLIRERFGVKPTVVLLLGFIIANLCTTTAEFAGVAASMEIFGVSKYVSVPAAAVLVWSIVVMGNRRSLEKVFLIASSVYITYIISGLMLKPDWKFLFTQTVTPSLSLESGYLYMVIGIVGTTITPWMQFYLQSTIVEKGIKISEYKYTKWDVYVGCLITDVVSYFIIFTCAATIFAGGIRIETAKDAALALFPLAGEYSAWLFAFGLLNASLFAASILPLSTAYFLCEGMGWDSGLNKRFGDAPQFYLLFTLLIAFGAIFILIPNAPLLAIMVLSEVINGSLLPMVLLFILILINDRKIMGKYTNGKLFNLIAWSTTIIMSILTVLLVVTTIFPLLGG; encoded by the coding sequence ATGCAATTGGGTATTGGCCTGAGGGGCAGAGCTCCCCAGATATCCCTGGCCAGGCTGGCCGTGTTCCTGGCCATCATCGGGCCGGGGATAATCACCGCCAATGTGGATAACGATGCCGGCGGAATCACAACCTATAGCATCGCCGGGGCTCATTTTGGATACTCTCTCCTCTGGCTTCTCATACCCATAACCTTCGCCCTGTTCGTGGTGCAGGAGATGTGCGCCCGGATGGGCGTGGTCACGGGCAAGGGTCTGGCCGATCTCATCCGGGAGCGATTCGGGGTCAAGCCGACGGTGGTCCTCCTCCTCGGTTTCATTATCGCTAACCTCTGCACAACTACTGCGGAGTTCGCCGGGGTGGCGGCGAGCATGGAGATATTCGGAGTGAGCAAATATGTATCCGTTCCCGCGGCCGCGGTCCTGGTCTGGTCGATCGTGGTCATGGGCAACCGCCGCTCTTTAGAGAAGGTATTTCTCATCGCCAGTTCGGTCTACATCACCTATATCATATCCGGGTTGATGCTGAAGCCCGACTGGAAGTTCCTTTTCACCCAGACGGTCACCCCCAGCCTGAGCCTGGAGTCAGGGTACCTCTATATGGTGATTGGGATCGTAGGAACGACCATCACTCCCTGGATGCAGTTTTACCTCCAGTCCACCATCGTCGAGAAGGGGATCAAGATCTCCGAGTATAAATACACCAAGTGGGATGTCTATGTGGGCTGCCTGATCACTGACGTCGTATCGTATTTCATAATATTCACCTGCGCCGCTACCATCTTTGCGGGCGGAATAAGGATTGAGACGGCGAAGGACGCAGCTCTTGCTCTATTCCCTCTGGCTGGCGAATACTCCGCATGGCTGTTCGCCTTCGGACTTCTCAATGCCTCCCTATTTGCCGCATCCATACTGCCCCTCTCGACAGCCTATTTCCTATGTGAGGGGATGGGCTGGGACTCCGGGCTGAACAAGAGGTTTGGGGATGCGCCACAGTTTTACCTCCTCTTTACACTGCTGATCGCCTTCGGTGCCATCTTCATACTGATTCCCAACGCTCCACTGCTGGCGATAATGGTACTCTCGGAGGTGATCAACGGATCTTTGCTGCCGATGGTGCTGCTTTTCATCCTCATTCTGATCAATGACAGAAAGATCATGGGAAAATACACCAACGGAAAGCTCTTCAATCTGATCGCCTGGAGCACAACCATTATCATGAGCATCCTCACTGTTCTCTTGGTGGTGACGACCATCTTTCCCCTCTTGGGAGGATGA
- the engB gene encoding GTP-binding protein EngB has translation MSKEVVLIGRSNVGKSTLFWELTGKKVPIGKRPGITQYPFKTKVGNIFYVDMPGYGFMFRTTKADQEKTKDLIVHYFEEHAREILLAVQVIDAASFLDIADRWEGRGEVPMEIELWEFLDDLGLDSVLAANKMDRIAKQDRDGALDLICERLGMLPPWTQWQDRVAPISAKRGQIEPLRAVISRKVAVA, from the coding sequence ATGTCCAAGGAAGTTGTCCTCATCGGCAGGTCCAACGTCGGCAAATCCACCTTATTCTGGGAGCTCACGGGAAAGAAGGTTCCGATCGGCAAGCGTCCTGGTATCACCCAGTACCCGTTCAAGACCAAGGTAGGCAACATCTTCTATGTGGATATGCCCGGCTATGGCTTTATGTTTAGAACCACCAAAGCCGACCAGGAGAAGACCAAAGATCTGATCGTCCATTATTTTGAAGAGCATGCCAGGGAGATTCTCCTGGCAGTGCAGGTAATTGACGCCGCATCTTTCCTGGACATAGCCGACCGCTGGGAGGGCCGGGGCGAGGTGCCGATGGAGATAGAGCTTTGGGAGTTTCTGGACGATTTAGGCCTCGACTCGGTCCTGGCAGCGAACAAGATGGACCGAATAGCCAAGCAGGACAGGGATGGAGCACTTGACCTGATCTGCGAGCGTCTGGGGATGCTCCCACCCTGGACTCAGTGGCAGGATCGGGTTGCTCCCATCAGCGCCAAACGCGGTCAGATCGAGCCCCTTCGAGCCGTCATCTCCAGAAAGGTGGCCGTAGCCTGA
- a CDS encoding Lrp/AsnC family transcriptional regulator, with the protein MKKYKIDVGDSLELDEVDRTILTNLREDSRMSLQEISRRSGIADATVQFRLKRMKSQGVIERFTISASPAATGYTVTAIMLVQTDSESHDRAVRALVLIPEITEVYGILGEYDLFLKVWSRGLEELKTIINDRIRSVEGVKNLLEIVVMDRVKEESPPV; encoded by the coding sequence TTGAAGAAATACAAGATAGATGTGGGCGATAGCTTGGAGCTGGATGAGGTAGATAGGACCATTCTCACTAACCTTCGAGAGGACAGTCGCATGAGCCTGCAGGAGATATCGCGGAGGTCAGGCATTGCCGATGCAACCGTCCAATTCCGTCTGAAGCGCATGAAGTCCCAGGGGGTCATTGAGCGGTTCACCATCAGCGCCAGTCCCGCGGCCACTGGCTATACAGTAACCGCCATCATGCTGGTCCAGACCGACTCCGAGAGCCATGATCGGGCGGTTCGGGCTCTGGTTTTGATCCCGGAGATAACCGAGGTCTACGGAATATTAGGAGAGTACGACCTCTTCCTCAAGGTCTGGTCTCGTGGCCTGGAAGAGCTGAAGACCATCATCAACGACCGCATCCGTTCCGTTGAAGGGGTTAAAAACCTCCTGGAGATCGTGGTCATGGATCGGGTGAAAGAAGAGAGCCCTCCTGTCTAG
- a CDS encoding magnesium transporter, with product MWRTSRGIAEKITATGPLWVKEAATNGFNRVSFFSQLQGMKISDREGNAVGKLSDLALQPGDTLLEISRIIYTSNILREKVILPISSVGSINGDIRLDVSRDEIPPGRLSENELLVTETILDRQIVDIDGLKVVRVNDILLGQVKRSLCLVGVDVGFKGIIRRLGLGGLSGGLMARLPNRIVPWSYIDPLDPNLRSLHLKISRKTINDLHPADIADILEELNNRDRLLILDSLGEETAAETMEEVDPEVQATMVNQMESDDVADILENMNPDDAADLLGIMPENKASEVLELMNEVEAEEVRELMAYSNSSAGSLMTTDYVAVPSGCTVSNIFSILRRSGKEVDMIYYIYVQSDSGQLLGVMSLRDLLLAEPDDIASTVMKKEVLSVLPTSTIEEVTNLLSKYDFLCVPVADEEGRILGIVTFDDALDEIIPEDLRKRMPWNYHKLRRIRGMD from the coding sequence ATGTGGCGCACATCCAGGGGCATCGCTGAGAAGATCACAGCCACCGGCCCCCTTTGGGTCAAGGAGGCAGCAACAAATGGATTCAATCGGGTAAGCTTCTTCAGCCAGCTGCAGGGAATGAAGATCAGCGATCGGGAGGGAAATGCTGTGGGCAAGCTATCAGACCTCGCCCTCCAGCCTGGGGATACCCTGCTGGAGATCTCGCGCATCATCTATACCTCCAACATCCTGAGAGAGAAGGTCATCCTACCCATATCCAGCGTTGGCAGCATCAACGGCGATATCCGCCTGGATGTGTCCAGGGACGAGATCCCTCCGGGAAGGCTCTCTGAGAATGAGCTCCTGGTTACCGAGACCATTCTTGACCGGCAGATCGTGGATATAGACGGCTTGAAGGTGGTGAGAGTAAACGACATCCTCCTCGGCCAGGTAAAGAGATCCCTCTGCCTGGTAGGGGTGGACGTCGGTTTCAAGGGGATAATCAGGAGGCTGGGACTTGGCGGCCTTTCTGGCGGCCTGATGGCAAGACTGCCCAACCGCATTGTACCCTGGTCTTATATCGATCCCCTCGATCCCAACCTGCGAAGCCTTCACCTCAAGATCTCCAGAAAGACCATCAATGACCTTCATCCCGCGGATATAGCCGATATCCTGGAGGAGCTGAACAACAGGGATCGTCTTCTCATTCTCGACTCCCTGGGCGAGGAGACAGCCGCCGAGACCATGGAAGAGGTGGACCCGGAGGTCCAGGCCACCATGGTCAATCAGATGGAGAGCGACGATGTGGCTGACATCCTGGAGAACATGAATCCCGACGATGCAGCCGACCTCCTGGGGATAATGCCCGAGAACAAGGCCTCTGAGGTGCTGGAACTGATGAACGAGGTGGAGGCGGAGGAGGTCAGAGAGCTGATGGCCTACAGCAATAGCTCTGCGGGAAGCCTCATGACCACCGATTACGTTGCCGTCCCCTCCGGATGCACGGTATCGAATATCTTCTCCATTCTGAGGAGATCGGGAAAAGAGGTGGATATGATCTATTACATCTATGTCCAGAGCGATTCAGGTCAACTCTTGGGAGTCATGTCTCTTCGCGACCTGCTCTTGGCCGAACCCGATGATATAGCGAGCACCGTCATGAAAAAAGAGGTCCTGAGCGTACTTCCCACCTCGACCATCGAAGAGGTCACTAACCTCCTCTCCAAATACGATTTCCTGTGCGTGCCCGTGGCGGACGAGGAGGGCAGGATCCTGGGGATAGTGACCTTCGACGATGCTTTAGATGAGATAATTCCCGAAGACCTCAGGAAGCGCATGCCCTGGAACTACCATAAGCTGCGCAGGATCCGAGGGATGGACTGA
- a CDS encoding peroxiredoxin, producing the protein MIEIGDVAPDFCLPGAGGQEICLNAHSGKWLVLYFYPKDNTSGCTREAMDFTAHLPDFRKLGAEVVGISRDSPASHEKFAAKHSLKVTLLSDPDHRVTESYGAWALKKMYGKESYGTVRSTFLIDPEGKIAYIWRRVKVDGHAAAVLKRLQKLQEI; encoded by the coding sequence ATGATAGAGATTGGCGATGTTGCCCCGGACTTCTGTCTGCCCGGAGCAGGGGGTCAGGAGATCTGCCTTAATGCCCATAGCGGCAAATGGCTGGTCTTATACTTTTATCCCAAGGATAACACCAGCGGCTGCACCCGAGAGGCTATGGACTTCACTGCCCATCTGCCGGATTTTCGCAAGCTAGGCGCAGAGGTGGTGGGAATCAGCCGGGACAGTCCTGCAAGCCACGAGAAGTTCGCCGCCAAGCACAGCCTGAAGGTGACGCTTTTGAGCGATCCGGACCATAGGGTCACCGAGTCTTATGGGGCCTGGGCGCTGAAGAAGATGTACGGCAAAGAGAGCTATGGGACTGTCAGGTCCACCTTCCTCATCGATCCAGAGGGAAAGATAGCATACATCTGGAGGAGGGTCAAAGTGGATGGCCATGCCGCTGCAGTATTAAAAAGATTGCAGAAGCTGCAGGAAATATAG
- a CDS encoding YkgJ family cysteine cluster protein, translated as MTEGEKDPKEVAVLLLKATMLPDGEVFPRFDQPKYTPADYTRMACHILFRCQRCGTCCTTGDPIRLRPEDAAQLAKHLKIPLNRALKKYTIPDPKKPGVLDFKHILPCKFYDRLAGGCKIYAARPWSCRIFPFLGVYGSSDQVVVNPSCPGSVETMEILTRAMEEVQREQEGYSPSTEEIRRSKEHLRRVLDEL; from the coding sequence ATGACGGAAGGGGAAAAGGATCCAAAAGAGGTCGCAGTTCTGCTCTTGAAGGCTACGATGCTCCCCGACGGAGAGGTCTTCCCGCGGTTCGATCAGCCGAAGTACACCCCGGCAGATTATACCCGCATGGCCTGCCACATTCTTTTCCGGTGTCAGCGGTGCGGGACATGCTGCACCACCGGAGACCCCATCCGCCTGCGGCCCGAGGATGCTGCACAACTGGCAAAGCATCTCAAAATCCCCCTGAACAGGGCCCTGAAAAAGTACACCATTCCCGATCCCAAAAAGCCCGGAGTTCTGGACTTCAAGCACATCCTGCCCTGCAAGTTCTATGACCGATTGGCGGGCGGCTGCAAGATCTATGCTGCCCGTCCCTGGTCCTGCCGCATATTTCCATTCCTTGGGGTCTACGGCTCTTCCGATCAGGTGGTAGTAAACCCGTCCTGTCCGGGGTCAGTGGAGACTATGGAGATTTTAACCCGGGCGATGGAAGAGGTACAAAGGGAGCAGGAGGGATATTCCCCCAGCACAGAGGAGATCAGGCGGAGCAAAGAGCATCTGAGGAGAGTTCTGGATGAGCTCTGA
- a CDS encoding mechanosensitive ion channel family protein, protein MDLSRAMSLADPQLLADQIQYKVDLMAGRHVDLASIQVLADAIHEIDTISIIVNLIVIIFIIFIVRAVAEIVDQMLRTHIPRVINRAEVRMDETMQLMIRRIASATIYLAGLMLVILQIPQLHKVATAMLAGAGILGLAVGYAAKDSLSNFTSGIFIAIFQPFRVGDLVDFRGDYGQVEDLTLRHTVIRTADNRRIIVPNSIISTEPVINWTIREKEITWSVDFDLEKAADIDRAREIILEKARGHSQVPKDRPLSVQLISSKSAELVLRLEVTVPGRNVASAVGNEIREAVIKELEAQGI, encoded by the coding sequence ATGGACTTATCTCGTGCGATGAGTCTGGCCGATCCTCAGCTTTTAGCAGACCAGATTCAGTATAAGGTGGATTTGATGGCCGGAAGGCATGTAGATCTTGCCTCAATTCAGGTGCTGGCAGATGCCATTCATGAGATAGATACAATATCTATTATAGTAAACTTGATAGTAATAATATTTATAATATTTATAGTCAGAGCTGTGGCAGAAATCGTGGATCAGATGCTGCGAACTCATATCCCCAGAGTCATAAACCGGGCGGAGGTAAGAATGGACGAGACCATGCAGCTCATGATCCGCAGGATCGCCTCCGCCACCATTTATCTGGCTGGCCTGATGCTGGTCATACTGCAAATTCCACAGCTGCATAAGGTCGCCACCGCCATGCTCGCCGGAGCGGGGATCTTAGGCCTGGCCGTAGGCTATGCGGCCAAGGACTCCCTATCCAACTTCACCTCTGGGATATTTATCGCCATATTCCAGCCCTTCCGGGTGGGGGATCTGGTGGACTTCAGAGGCGATTATGGCCAGGTCGAGGATCTGACCCTGAGGCATACGGTGATTCGCACTGCAGATAACCGCAGAATCATTGTTCCAAACAGCATCATTAGCACAGAGCCTGTCATAAACTGGACGATCAGGGAGAAAGAGATCACCTGGTCGGTGGACTTTGATCTGGAGAAGGCGGCGGACATAGATCGGGCGAGGGAGATAATTCTGGAGAAGGCGCGCGGCCATTCTCAGGTTCCAAAGGACAGGCCATTGAGCGTTCAGCTCATAAGCTCCAAGAGTGCAGAACTGGTCCTCAGGCTGGAGGTAACAGTTCCGGGGAGAAATGTGGCCAGCGCGGTGGGCAATGAGATCCGAGAAGCAGTGATCAAGGAGCTTGAGGCCCAGGGAATATAG
- a CDS encoding HEAT repeat domain-containing protein has protein sequence MDKAHELIKKLGQSDDYFERQKAAWALVNLGDEAVDAVAEALEKGEFSDLRYKSAWILGKTGSARALKPLCYALLSDPDHVVREWSAAAMEALGNQEAVQPLVLAMKRDGSRDVRLRAAMALRALEAAEAFRDLLSYDDPEVRGMATTGLAKIGYAQSLPDVARLMTDESAEVRRRAAAYMGEIAREEGIEPLTRALQDDEVDVRCEALKSLGKIKGERAADLALAALPDKEWKVRYTAVTALGEIGHDKALDALIEVMFSQDDEEIRAWAAWSLGEIGDERAIEPLKKAYKTCPTEVMKRARDSLVEVFGEEV, from the coding sequence ATGGACAAGGCTCATGAACTCATAAAGAAGCTCGGCCAGAGCGATGACTATTTTGAACGTCAGAAAGCGGCATGGGCCCTGGTAAACCTGGGTGACGAGGCGGTTGATGCCGTTGCTGAAGCCCTGGAGAAGGGCGAGTTCTCAGACCTGCGCTACAAGTCCGCCTGGATCCTGGGCAAGACAGGATCTGCCAGGGCGTTAAAGCCTCTCTGTTATGCCCTGCTCAGTGATCCGGATCATGTGGTTCGCGAGTGGAGCGCAGCCGCTATGGAGGCACTGGGCAATCAGGAGGCAGTACAGCCTCTGGTTTTGGCCATGAAAAGAGACGGCTCCAGGGATGTACGCTTGAGGGCGGCGATGGCCCTCCGCGCTTTAGAGGCAGCAGAGGCTTTCAGAGATCTTCTGAGCTATGACGATCCCGAGGTCCGGGGGATGGCCACCACCGGCCTCGCGAAGATCGGCTATGCTCAATCCCTGCCGGATGTGGCCCGGCTGATGACAGATGAGAGTGCGGAGGTTAGGCGAAGGGCGGCAGCCTACATGGGAGAGATAGCCCGCGAAGAGGGCATTGAACCCCTCACTCGTGCCCTGCAAGATGATGAGGTGGATGTACGCTGCGAGGCCTTGAAGTCCCTGGGAAAGATAAAAGGGGAGAGAGCCGCAGATCTAGCTCTTGCCGCTCTGCCGGACAAAGAATGGAAGGTGCGCTATACTGCCGTGACTGCTCTGGGGGAGATAGGCCACGACAAAGCCCTAGATGCTCTGATAGAGGTCATGTTCAGCCAGGATGACGAGGAGATCAGAGCCTGGGCGGCCTGGAGCCTGGGTGAGATCGGGGATGAGAGGGCGATAGAGCCGCTGAAAAAGGCTTACAAGACCTGCCCCACTGAAGTGATGAAGAGGGCTCGGGATTCGCTGGTGGAGGTGTTCGGAGAAGAGGTCTAG